A part of Pectinatus sottacetonis genomic DNA contains:
- the cas10 gene encoding type III-A CRISPR-associated protein Cas10/Csm1, translating to MEKIHKISLAALLHDCGKIVYRSNDIKRDHSSLGTELLSKYCSDKEILQAVKYHHGRALAQAKLTDDNIAYIIYEADNIASGFDRRDEEGTDKAGFKKYIALESIFDHLNGACADKDKSYHYLRGLVQNEKINYGVPVNDNEIQASRDNYAKLLNCFEENLQSLMIKDGNITKDNFINTTPEQLLKIIEAICSYMPSSTMQKQATDISLYDHVKLTAAVANAMYLYFTENNITDYKAACFKNNKNYRQKNMFLLVSGDMSGIQDFIYTIAATGALKSLRGRSFYLDMVLEYLADEILEELGLNRCNLIYTGGGHFYLLAADTQKVKEKMAKLKNKCNEWFLQKTGTTLYLELGWQECSAVNFMVPDASAIDTEEYEQIGELFRKLSSKLSKQKLCRYGKQQLIQMFDPQSVINKTRDGSRECGICHTSSTDLENFHGSNDSNTKVCSLCNKLYDFGKEIISEDKNVFVVVNDDKGLPLPSWNDIYSLHIMGKNRLASYDQAKIKRLYTKNVLETGNLLATNLWVGDYIVQLQQNNSKYPQTADFEYLAEQSQGIKRLGILRADVDRLGQTFATAFRDEKGTHYLTLSRMATLSRQLSLFFKKYINCICKGNIAGENEQDQPLFSLWNRKKGGRQLAIVYSGGDDVFVVGAWDEVLEFAVDLYQALNRFSGGKITISAGMAMLEHNYPISQMANIAGQLESLAKDSGRNRIALLDNLEQMGIEDKNKQAVHCYEWPVFIDEVVGEKISFLTKYFKFNTEIEAAVLGQGHLPVGKGQLYRLLEFLREKINGSEQNQDKPQRMNIVRFIYWLARLQPDKKDAEADADYQKVREKLYDWLTEKDWQNSRQLLTALLLIIYGLRDKNKEMDNGGRENGTKHIR from the coding sequence ATGGAGAAAATACATAAAATATCATTGGCGGCACTTTTGCATGATTGTGGGAAAATAGTTTATCGCAGCAATGATATAAAACGGGATCATTCGTCATTAGGTACAGAATTATTATCGAAATACTGTAGTGATAAAGAAATATTGCAAGCTGTGAAATACCATCATGGCAGAGCATTGGCACAGGCAAAATTAACTGATGATAATATAGCTTATATTATTTATGAAGCTGATAATATAGCATCTGGATTTGATAGGCGTGACGAAGAAGGTACAGATAAAGCCGGATTTAAAAAATATATTGCTTTAGAAAGTATTTTTGATCATTTGAATGGAGCATGTGCAGATAAAGATAAATCATATCACTATTTGCGGGGGCTTGTACAAAATGAAAAAATTAATTATGGCGTACCAGTAAATGATAATGAAATACAGGCAAGTCGTGATAATTATGCAAAATTATTGAATTGCTTTGAAGAAAATTTACAGTCATTGATGATAAAAGATGGCAATATAACAAAAGATAATTTTATAAACACAACACCGGAACAGTTATTAAAAATAATTGAGGCTATTTGCTCATATATGCCATCAAGCACTATGCAAAAACAAGCCACTGATATTTCTTTATATGACCATGTAAAATTAACAGCGGCAGTTGCCAATGCTATGTATTTATATTTTACAGAAAATAATATTACTGATTATAAGGCAGCTTGTTTTAAAAATAATAAAAACTATCGGCAGAAAAATATGTTTTTGCTGGTGTCTGGGGATATGTCAGGTATACAGGACTTTATTTATACGATAGCTGCTACCGGAGCATTAAAATCATTACGTGGTCGTTCATTTTATCTTGATATGGTATTGGAATATCTTGCCGATGAAATACTGGAAGAATTAGGATTAAATCGCTGTAATCTTATATACACCGGTGGCGGTCATTTCTATTTATTGGCAGCTGATACACAGAAAGTTAAAGAAAAAATGGCTAAGCTGAAAAATAAATGTAATGAATGGTTCTTGCAGAAAACCGGGACAACACTATACTTGGAATTGGGCTGGCAGGAATGCAGTGCTGTTAATTTTATGGTTCCAGATGCATCTGCTATAGATACAGAAGAATATGAACAGATTGGCGAATTGTTTCGTAAGTTAAGCAGTAAATTAAGTAAGCAGAAATTATGCCGCTATGGTAAACAGCAGCTTATACAGATGTTTGATCCGCAAAGTGTGATTAATAAAACGCGTGACGGCAGCAGGGAATGTGGTATATGTCATACTTCATCAACTGACTTAGAGAATTTTCACGGAAGTAATGATAGTAATACTAAGGTTTGTTCATTGTGCAATAAGTTATATGATTTTGGCAAAGAAATTATTTCCGAAGACAAGAACGTGTTTGTTGTTGTGAATGATGATAAAGGATTGCCATTACCATCATGGAATGACATATATAGTCTTCATATAATGGGAAAAAATCGTTTAGCAAGCTATGATCAGGCAAAAATTAAACGCCTATATACGAAAAATGTATTAGAAACAGGTAATCTTTTAGCAACAAATTTATGGGTAGGCGATTATATTGTCCAGTTACAACAGAACAATAGTAAATATCCACAAACAGCTGATTTTGAGTATTTGGCGGAGCAAAGTCAGGGGATTAAACGACTGGGCATATTGCGTGCTGATGTTGACCGACTGGGACAAACGTTTGCTACAGCTTTTCGTGATGAAAAAGGAACGCATTATCTGACATTATCGCGTATGGCAACATTGTCCCGTCAGTTATCACTATTTTTTAAAAAATATATAAATTGTATCTGCAAGGGTAATATTGCTGGGGAAAATGAGCAGGATCAGCCATTGTTTTCATTATGGAATAGGAAAAAAGGTGGCCGGCAGCTGGCTATTGTTTATTCAGGCGGTGATGATGTTTTTGTCGTTGGTGCATGGGATGAAGTATTGGAATTTGCTGTTGACCTGTATCAGGCCTTAAACCGATTTAGTGGTGGGAAAATAACTATATCAGCTGGGATGGCGATGCTGGAACATAATTATCCCATTAGTCAGATGGCTAATATTGCCGGACAATTAGAATCCCTGGCTAAAGACAGTGGGCGTAATCGTATTGCATTGTTAGACAATTTAGAACAAATGGGGATAGAGGATAAGAATAAACAGGCAGTGCATTGTTATGAATGGCCGGTATTTATTGATGAAGTAGTTGGTGAAAAAATATCATTTTTAACGAAATACTTTAAATTTAATACTGAGATTGAAGCGGCTGTATTGGGACAAGGCCATTTGCCAGTGGGCAAGGGACAGCTCTATCGTTTGCTAGAATTTTTACGGGAAAAAATTAATGGCAGTGAGCAAAATCAGGATAAGCCGCAACGCATGAATATAGTTCGTTTTATTTATTGGCTGGCTCGTCTGCAGCCTGATAAAAAAGATGCTGAGGCCGATGCTGATTACCAAAAAGTCCGGGAAAAATTATAT
- a CDS encoding GGDEF domain-containing protein, with amino-acid sequence MVSSHDDMQNMVTGPFLSTLYTGVRIVQPFSRKVIIDYSRHNVHPFNWCGICSKNKESPCKQNCCIAEKSYIEKRVLHKLIRHRDKLWLAIAIPLLYKSTPSVLELVKDVTDRLTIQDDECMENEHKKITLFQEFFMQMNDMMVKDKLTGLYNKKYLYNRLPRDISEAISTKKTMSILFVDLDKFKLINDDCGHIEGDQLLTDVARILSGTIRIKEDWACRFGGDEFIICLNNVGEIAACQIAERIRHRIFQLRENVKPGISASIGVYTIDIKNITKNVSIEEIIGLADKQMYIAKNNGGNCVAVTGIVE; translated from the coding sequence ATGGTAAGCAGTCATGATGATATGCAAAATATGGTTACGGGGCCTTTTTTAAGTACACTATATACGGGCGTTAGAATAGTACAACCTTTTTCTAGAAAAGTGATTATTGATTATAGTAGGCATAATGTACATCCGTTTAATTGGTGTGGTATTTGTTCTAAGAATAAAGAAAGTCCATGCAAACAAAATTGTTGTATAGCAGAAAAATCGTATATAGAAAAAAGAGTATTACATAAGCTAATAAGACACCGCGACAAATTATGGCTGGCTATTGCTATTCCACTGTTATATAAATCTACTCCTAGTGTATTAGAATTAGTAAAAGATGTAACGGATAGGCTGACTATTCAGGATGATGAGTGTATGGAAAATGAACATAAGAAAATTACCTTATTTCAAGAATTTTTTATGCAAATGAATGATATGATGGTTAAGGATAAATTAACTGGGCTGTATAATAAAAAATATTTGTATAATCGTCTGCCTAGGGATATTAGTGAAGCCATATCAACCAAAAAAACAATGTCAATTTTATTTGTTGATTTGGATAAATTTAAGCTAATAAATGATGATTGTGGGCATATTGAGGGAGATCAACTACTCACTGATGTAGCAAGAATACTTTCTGGGACAATCCGAATAAAAGAAGATTGGGCATGTCGGTTTGGGGGAGATGAATTTATTATTTGTTTAAATAACGTGGGTGAAATAGCAGCATGCCAAATTGCTGAACGTATTCGGCACAGGATATTTCAATTACGCGAAAATGTAAAACCAGGTATTTCAGCATCTATCGGTGTTTATACTATAGATATAAAAAATATAACTAAAAATGTATCAATAGAAGAAATAATAGGCTTGGCAGATAAACAGATGTATATTGCTAAAAATAATGGCGGTAATTGTGTTGCTGTGACTGGTATTGTTGAGTAG
- a CDS encoding sensor histidine kinase has product MNMIKSLRWKFVLIATAAVIAIIAGVLGLINTITYIHMTDQVNSVLSYISQNSGRIPRKVPVDDSSWFNNTNWSDDTPEFSYQIRFFSVIVNPAGYVREINIKNIAAFTEHEAIEYAQTTVQKGKNTGFFKKDRASYAYMITKRNDGDFLIVIMDCTHDVDAVKAFMRYSLLVGIACVLLYIVILTALSKLPLKPFIRNMENQKRFITNAGHELKTPIAIISTNAEAIALINGKNQWTESILKQVKRLSNLINDLVMLSKMGERSYADLNITKFDLSETITTIVTSFQQMAKDQDKKLFSNIKAPIYIQSDAKCIYELVNILVDNAVKYCDDKGTIDIILRQNKKKTAIISVINDYAAGANIDYSRFFERFYRGDESHNSQKKGYGIGLSIAEELTELINGKINVSYTKGKIIFTVKINNSVL; this is encoded by the coding sequence ATGAATATGATAAAAAGTCTGCGCTGGAAATTTGTTCTAATTGCTACGGCAGCCGTTATTGCAATTATTGCTGGTGTATTGGGGTTGATCAATACTATTACCTATATACATATGACTGATCAGGTGAATTCGGTTCTTTCCTATATTTCACAAAATAGTGGAAGAATACCAAGAAAAGTGCCTGTTGATGATAGCAGCTGGTTCAATAATACAAATTGGTCGGATGATACGCCGGAATTTTCCTATCAGATACGCTTTTTTAGTGTTATTGTTAATCCTGCTGGTTATGTAAGAGAAATTAATATTAAAAATATTGCAGCTTTTACGGAACATGAAGCAATTGAATATGCCCAGACTACAGTGCAGAAGGGAAAAAACACCGGCTTTTTTAAAAAAGACAGAGCTAGTTATGCCTATATGATTACAAAAAGGAACGATGGAGATTTTTTAATTGTTATTATGGACTGTACACATGATGTAGATGCAGTAAAAGCATTTATGCGGTATTCTCTTCTGGTAGGGATTGCTTGTGTATTATTGTATATTGTCATATTGACAGCATTATCAAAATTGCCACTGAAGCCGTTTATCCGCAACATGGAAAATCAAAAAAGATTTATTACTAATGCCGGGCATGAACTTAAGACACCTATTGCCATAATTTCAACTAATGCAGAAGCAATAGCATTAATTAATGGGAAAAATCAATGGACAGAGAGTATTTTAAAACAAGTTAAGCGGCTGTCTAATCTAATAAACGATTTAGTGATGCTGTCCAAAATGGGAGAACGTTCATATGCAGACCTGAATATTACCAAATTTGACTTGTCAGAAACTATAACAACAATTGTCACATCATTTCAGCAGATGGCAAAAGATCAGGATAAAAAACTTTTTTCAAATATTAAAGCACCGATTTATATCCAGTCAGATGCCAAATGTATATATGAACTTGTTAACATACTTGTAGATAATGCAGTAAAATATTGTGATGATAAAGGGACCATTGACATAATACTCCGACAGAATAAGAAAAAAACAGCAATAATATCTGTTATAAACGATTATGCTGCTGGTGCAAATATTGACTATTCGCGATTTTTCGAACGCTTTTATCGCGGGGATGAATCGCATAACAGCCAAAAAAAAGGTTATGGAATAGGTTTATCCATAGCAGAAGAATTGACAGAACTTATTAACGGAAAAATCAATGTATCATATACGAAAGGGAAAATTATTTTTACGGTAAAAATTAACAATAGTGTATTGTAG
- a CDS encoding response regulator transcription factor, whose translation MKILLAEDEHDMSAALVAILAHSGYDVDAVYDGKAALEKAAENMYDCFIFDVMMPKMDGIEALKKLRSMGNLTPAIMLTAKAEVNDKVTGLDAGADDYLTKPFAMGELLARIRSMTRRNDSYAPAKLSIGAVDLDIEEQELSCRNTIRLSSKETKLMKFFMLNAGKILTTEDIFAHVWKGDIDVDKSIVWVYISYLREKMHSIGANIQITGCKDHEFSLIEK comes from the coding sequence ATGAAAATATTATTAGCAGAAGATGAACATGATATGTCAGCTGCACTAGTGGCGATACTGGCTCACTCCGGTTACGATGTCGATGCAGTATATGATGGAAAAGCCGCACTGGAAAAAGCTGCTGAAAATATGTATGATTGCTTTATTTTCGATGTTATGATGCCGAAAATGGATGGCATTGAGGCTTTAAAAAAATTGCGCAGTATGGGAAATTTGACACCGGCAATTATGTTGACGGCTAAAGCAGAAGTAAATGATAAAGTTACCGGACTTGATGCCGGTGCGGATGATTACCTTACTAAGCCCTTTGCCATGGGAGAACTATTAGCCCGTATCCGTTCCATGACCAGAAGAAACGATTCCTATGCACCGGCAAAACTTTCCATTGGGGCAGTAGACTTGGATATAGAAGAGCAGGAACTATCATGCAGAAATACGATCCGTTTATCAAGTAAAGAAACAAAACTTATGAAATTTTTTATGCTTAATGCCGGAAAAATACTGACTACAGAAGATATTTTTGCCCATGTTTGGAAAGGTGATATAGATGTGGATAAATCTATAGTTTGGGTATATATATCATATTTGCGGGAAAAAATGCATTCCATAGGGGCAAATATTCAAATTACAGGATGTAAAGACCATGAATTTTCCCTGATAGAAAAGTAA
- a CDS encoding GTP pyrophosphokinase, with protein MDDNIYGKYEPVLKAVLDNIIKKIQSYNEQEEAKTGEMAYEHLIYRVKSSESMKEKCCRKGLAPTAKAALFSIHDAIGIRIVCRFIKDIYLNIAYIKSIKGCRVIKEKDYIKNVKANGYRSYHMIVELTEPYEDVKKIKPGHFFAEIQIRTIAMDSWASLEHQMKYKHDIKEPKMIEKELKRCADELAACDVSMQTIRDLINAE; from the coding sequence ATGGATGACAATATATATGGCAAATATGAACCTGTATTAAAAGCAGTTTTGGATAATATAATAAAAAAAATTCAATCTTATAATGAACAAGAAGAAGCAAAAACCGGTGAAATGGCTTATGAACATCTAATATACCGGGTAAAATCATCAGAAAGCATGAAAGAAAAATGCTGTCGCAAAGGACTGGCACCGACGGCTAAGGCCGCTCTTTTTTCTATACATGATGCCATAGGTATTCGCATTGTGTGTCGGTTTATCAAAGACATTTACTTGAACATTGCCTATATAAAGTCTATAAAAGGCTGCCGTGTTATTAAAGAAAAAGATTATATTAAGAACGTCAAAGCAAATGGCTATCGCAGTTATCATATGATTGTTGAACTGACAGAACCGTACGAAGATGTAAAGAAAATAAAACCAGGACATTTTTTTGCGGAGATACAGATACGTACTATTGCCATGGATTCATGGGCCAGCTTGGAACATCAAATGAAATATAAACACGACATAAAAGAACCAAAGATGATAGAAAAAGAATTAAAACGTTGTGCTGATGAGCTGGCAGCATGTGATGTATCCATGCAGACAATTAGAGATTTAATTAATGCAGAATAA
- a CDS encoding putative holin-like toxin, translating into MFRFFLFGGGGAVSTFQVLSLMISFGLLIVAIISCTKMK; encoded by the coding sequence ATGTTTCGGTTTTTCCTCTTTGGAGGAGGTGGTGCTGTGAGTACATTTCAAGTCTTATCCTTAATGATAAGTTTTGGTTTACTTATAGTAGCCATTATTTCATGTACTAAAATGAAATAA
- a CDS encoding (2Fe-2S)-binding protein, whose translation MDDDALRQKVLDKMTRVCLCKVINRAAMKKAIAAGADTVEKVKRATGAGSGPCHGRRCTPKIEELLLAAKQQSE comes from the coding sequence ATGGATGATGATGCATTAAGACAAAAGGTTTTAGATAAAATGACAAGAGTTTGTCTTTGTAAAGTGATTAATCGTGCTGCAATGAAAAAAGCTATCGCAGCCGGAGCAGATACTGTTGAAAAAGTTAAGCGGGCAACGGGTGCGGGTTCAGGCCCTTGTCATGGCCGCCGCTGTACGCCAAAGATAGAGGAACTTTTATTAGCTGCTAAACAGCAATCAGAATAA
- a CDS encoding DUF1847 domain-containing protein, whose protein sequence is MKCNCAECATHACYTKGVNCTQTDLETVRKAYDEEELKIMQAAAYVEGTFYSNITRLQETAEFAKAMNYKKLGMAFCIGLNKEAHYIAKYFNNQGFEFFSVCCKNCSFPKKELGLKQVKPELEHEAMCNPKFQARFLEENSVELYISCGLCVGHDALFNKSCPGLVTTLVVKDRLLAHNPLGAVYSRYWKRKLGIMDDDEV, encoded by the coding sequence ATGAAATGCAATTGTGCAGAATGTGCTACACATGCCTGTTATACTAAAGGGGTAAATTGTACTCAAACTGATTTAGAAACTGTCCGCAAAGCATACGATGAGGAAGAATTAAAAATTATGCAGGCAGCAGCCTATGTAGAAGGAACCTTTTACAGTAACATTACCCGTTTACAGGAAACAGCTGAGTTTGCCAAAGCCATGAATTATAAAAAACTTGGAATGGCTTTTTGTATTGGTTTGAATAAAGAAGCACATTATATAGCTAAATATTTTAACAACCAGGGATTTGAATTTTTTAGTGTGTGTTGCAAAAATTGTAGTTTCCCTAAAAAAGAATTAGGATTGAAACAGGTAAAGCCGGAACTAGAACATGAAGCTATGTGCAATCCCAAATTTCAGGCCCGTTTTTTAGAAGAAAACAGTGTTGAACTTTATATTTCCTGTGGGCTATGTGTAGGGCATGATGCTTTATTCAACAAAAGCTGTCCGGGACTTGTTACAACTCTCGTCGTAAAAGACAGACTATTAGCGCATAATCCCCTGGGAGCAGTGTATTCGCGTTATTGGAAAAGAAAGCTTGGCATTATGGACGATGATGAAGTATAA
- a CDS encoding RidA family protein, whose product MHKTILSTNKAPGAIGPYSQGTKANGFIFISGQLPIDPATGKFAGDTIEKQTKQSLLNIKYILESEGISLADVVKTTVLLKNIADFTAMNEVYAEFFSQECPARSAFQAAALPKDALVEIEVIAAEK is encoded by the coding sequence ATGCATAAGACAATATTATCAACAAATAAAGCCCCGGGGGCTATAGGCCCTTATTCTCAGGGAACAAAAGCAAATGGATTTATCTTCATTTCAGGACAATTGCCAATAGATCCTGCTACAGGAAAATTTGCCGGAGATACTATAGAAAAGCAGACCAAACAATCTTTATTGAACATAAAATATATTTTAGAGTCTGAAGGAATATCTTTGGCTGATGTAGTAAAAACAACAGTACTATTGAAAAATATAGCTGATTTTACTGCAATGAATGAAGTTTATGCAGAATTTTTTTCCCAAGAATGTCCGGCTCGTTCCGCTTTTCAGGCAGCAGCACTACCAAAGGATGCTTTAGTAGAAATAGAAGTTATTGCTGCTGAAAAATAA
- a CDS encoding MalY/PatB family protein — protein sequence MLYHNFDAVIDRKHTQCKKWDTYGEDVIPMWIADTDFKCPEPIIKAVKKRAEHEIYGYPCIDRSYEKAVCHWQKCRFGWDVQQGWVEYTPAVVPAIVYAMKAFTNPGDNILVQMPAYHPFHQVIPHNGRYIMPNLLIENTDGSWSINWKDLAEKLAKPRTTMFLLCNPHNPTGRCFTRKELEKINDLCIKNHVFVVSDEIHSDIIYKGFTHIPFGSISQSAADNSIVCINPSKTFNIAGFRTGAVIIPNRNNHDRFYSELENLKAFGRNIFGTLAVQTAYTECGYYADQLMEYLQNNLEYTQVFLKENIPQIKLGQVQATYLLWLDCRDLHMEHDKLMEFFLKKAKVALNDGNTFGPGGDKFMRFNIACPKSQLQEALKRMADAVQNLTKEGMDNA from the coding sequence ATGTTATATCACAATTTTGACGCAGTTATAGATAGAAAGCATACACAATGTAAAAAATGGGATACATATGGAGAAGATGTCATTCCTATGTGGATAGCAGATACTGATTTTAAATGTCCGGAACCAATTATCAAAGCTGTAAAAAAGCGGGCAGAACACGAAATTTATGGCTATCCCTGCATTGACAGAAGCTATGAAAAAGCAGTCTGCCATTGGCAGAAATGCCGCTTTGGCTGGGATGTACAGCAAGGCTGGGTAGAATATACACCAGCTGTAGTTCCGGCAATTGTTTACGCTATGAAAGCTTTTACAAATCCCGGGGATAATATACTGGTGCAAATGCCAGCCTATCATCCGTTTCATCAAGTTATTCCCCATAATGGAAGATATATTATGCCAAACCTTTTAATTGAAAATACAGATGGTTCTTGGTCAATAAATTGGAAAGATTTAGCAGAAAAATTAGCAAAACCGCGTACTACAATGTTTCTTTTATGCAATCCACATAATCCAACAGGCCGATGTTTTACAAGAAAAGAATTGGAAAAAATAAACGACCTGTGTATAAAAAATCATGTATTTGTCGTATCTGATGAAATTCATTCTGATATTATTTATAAAGGGTTTACGCATATTCCATTTGGCAGTATTTCCCAATCAGCAGCAGATAATAGTATAGTGTGCATAAATCCCAGCAAAACTTTTAACATAGCGGGATTTCGTACGGGAGCTGTTATTATCCCAAACCGTAATAACCATGATAGATTTTACAGTGAATTAGAAAATTTGAAAGCATTTGGACGTAATATTTTTGGAACACTGGCTGTTCAAACTGCTTATACTGAATGTGGATATTATGCAGACCAATTAATGGAATATCTCCAAAACAATTTAGAGTATACACAGGTCTTTTTAAAAGAAAATATACCACAGATAAAATTAGGACAGGTACAGGCAACATATTTACTTTGGCTGGATTGCAGAGATTTGCATATGGAACATGATAAATTAATGGAGTTTTTCTTGAAAAAAGCAAAAGTTGCCTTGAATGATGGGAACACATTCGGTCCAGGGGGAGATAAATTTATGCGTTTTAATATCGCCTGCCCCAAAAGTCAGTTGCAGGAAGCTCTAAAGCGAATGGCAGATGCAGTACAAAATTTAACAAAAGAAGGTATGGATAATGCATAA
- the dcuC gene encoding C4-dicarboxylate transporter DcuC — translation MSSLVSILVIMWVIYMIVKKHYPQAVLLLAGIILLICAVFVNGTMILSAKVSSGSAILDIFTMIQVLMSKRVAGLGLTIMSIAGFAKYMDYVGAGKSLFAVVAAPIKKIKSPYILLVMGFFISQFLVIFIPSHAGLGLLLMVTMYPIFIRAGISKLSALGVIGCAQYMDVGPGSGNAILAANITGLNPAVYFVKWQFPIFITTTLILGIVHFFVQRWWDKKEGYVPDIEVMSVKENTERPPLIYAVLPIIPMIFILGFSPLFKSPIKINVVTAMFLSTFIAMIFELARTKSLHFTLCGLKHMFDGMGKSFAIVISLIVSGEVFANGLVKIGAVNALTGSLQHLGLNIYVLIIFFCIAIAICAFLMGSGNAAFFSFAALAPKIAESVGISSLNLILPMQIMTSFGRVCSPITAAIVAISGVADVNPIQVVKRTCIPMAVAAIINIIFLFINF, via the coding sequence AAGCATTATCCTCAAGCGGTGCTTTTATTAGCCGGTATTATTTTATTAATATGTGCTGTATTTGTTAATGGAACTATGATTTTATCAGCTAAGGTATCGTCAGGATCTGCCATTTTGGATATTTTTACGATGATTCAGGTTTTAATGAGTAAGCGGGTTGCAGGGCTGGGTTTAACAATCATGTCGATTGCCGGATTTGCCAAGTATATGGATTATGTTGGCGCCGGTAAATCTTTATTTGCTGTAGTGGCCGCACCTATAAAAAAAATAAAGTCACCATATATTCTTTTGGTCATGGGTTTTTTTATAAGTCAGTTTTTGGTAATATTTATACCAAGTCATGCCGGTTTGGGGTTGCTTCTTATGGTAACTATGTATCCTATTTTTATCAGGGCAGGCATTAGCAAATTATCTGCATTAGGAGTAATAGGCTGCGCGCAGTACATGGATGTTGGGCCGGGGAGCGGTAATGCTATATTGGCTGCTAATATTACAGGTTTGAATCCGGCAGTATATTTTGTCAAATGGCAGTTCCCTATTTTCATAACAACAACACTGATTTTAGGAATAGTACATTTTTTTGTACAGCGGTGGTGGGATAAAAAAGAAGGTTATGTCCCTGATATAGAAGTAATGAGCGTAAAAGAAAACACCGAAAGACCACCTCTGATTTATGCTGTTTTACCAATTATCCCGATGATCTTTATTTTGGGATTTAGTCCGCTGTTCAAGAGTCCCATAAAAATTAATGTAGTCACAGCTATGTTTTTGAGTACATTTATTGCCATGATTTTTGAGCTAGCTAGAACGAAAAGTTTGCATTTTACATTATGTGGATTAAAACATATGTTTGATGGTATGGGAAAAAGTTTCGCAATTGTAATATCCCTGATTGTATCAGGCGAAGTTTTTGCTAATGGCTTAGTAAAAATTGGGGCAGTAAATGCTCTTACAGGTAGTTTACAGCATTTGGGATTAAATATTTATGTTTTAATAATTTTCTTCTGTATAGCTATTGCTATATGTGCCTTTTTAATGGGGAGCGGTAATGCAGCGTTCTTTTCTTTTGCGGCTTTGGCGCCTAAAATTGCAGAATCAGTAGGGATTTCCAGTTTGAATCTTATTTTACCTATGCAGATAATGACGAGTTTTGGTCGTGTTTGTTCACCTATAACAGCAGCAATTGTTGCTATTTCTGGTGTAGCTGATGTAAATCCTATACAAGTTGTAAAACGCACCTGCATACCTATGGCTGTAGCGGCCATTATCAATATAATATTCCTGTTCATAAATTTTTGA